In Phyllopteryx taeniolatus isolate TA_2022b chromosome 1, UOR_Ptae_1.2, whole genome shotgun sequence, the following proteins share a genomic window:
- the rnd3a gene encoding rho family GTPase 3a, translating to MKERRPCQKLSVKSAMDPSPSVKCKIVVVGDSQCGKTALLHVFAKDCFPESYVPTVFENYTASFEIDTQRIELSLWDTSGSPYYDNVRPLSYPDSDAVLICFDISRPETLDSVLKKWKGEILEFCPNTKILLVGCKSDLRTDLNTLVELSNHRQTPVSYDQGSNMAKQISAPYIECSAQQSENSVRDIFHVATLACINKNGKNVKRSKTARASKRISHMPGRPDLAAVASDLRKDKARSCSVM from the exons ATGAAGGAAAGACGCCCGTGTCAGAAACTCTCGGTCAAATCCGCCATGGATCCTAGTCCTAGTGTTAAGTGTAAGATCGTGGTGGTGGGAGACAGCCAGTGCGGAAAGACCGCGCTGCTTCACGTGTTCGCCAAGGACTGTTTCCCCGAG AGTTATGTCCCCACTGTGTTTGAGAACTACACGGCCAGTTTTGAAATCGACACACAGAGGATTGAACTCAGCCTGTGGGACACCTCAG GCTCTCCGTACTACGACAACGTGAGGCCTCTTTCGTATCCAGATTCAGATGCAGTGCTAATCTGCTTTGACATCAGTCGCCCCGAAACCCTTGACAGCGTACTGAAGAAG TGGAAGGGAGAGATACTGGAGTTTTGTCCCAACACTAAGATACTGTTGGTTGGCTGTAAATCAGACCTGCGCACTGACCTGAACACGCTAGTGGAGCTCTCGAACCACCGGCAGACACCCGTGTCTTATGACCAG GGCTCCAACATGGCCAAGCAGATCTCAGCGCCGTACATCGAGTGCTCGGCACAGCAATCAGAGAACAGTGTGCGGGACATTTTCCATGTGGCCACACTGGCCTGCATcaacaaaaatggcaaaaatgtcAAGCGTAGCAAGACCGCCCGCGCCAGCAAGAGGATTTCACATATGCCCGGCAGGCCCGACCTGGCAGCTGTAGCCTCAGACCTCCGCAAGGATAAGGCCAGAAGTTGCTCTGTCATGTGA